A genomic window from Trichocoleus desertorum ATA4-8-CV12 includes:
- a CDS encoding ATP-binding protein — protein MFNRSRRNLARWFTLSMGSILVVFTGVLYNQEVNERLEDIDRLLYKKASVMAANVQFRRYSNQWQVKLDRVPFLGSNPLPPDSEIVYARWYNAQGNLVQYFGTPPPEQLRTQMTTISAFQTIKTTDNLSGPKPLWLRQVTLAVQESGIDIGYLQVGIPLTPTQEALRGFLLLLTLAVPITLGLIAGAGWILGGLAMQPIHQAYEQLQRFTANASHELRTPLAVVLSNAQVALLTPTQDAAQQRLRLEKIVEVTKSMSHLIGNLLLLARHTTYLNTESLKTIDLTDLLRSLLNFYTPQTTEKALSLASYLPPYPIKLRAEPDLVRQAVSNLLSNALNYTPAGGTVQVRLFVQAHQVVIQVEDDGIGILEEDLSRIFERFYRVNQDRSKQSGGFGLGLAIAQQIIEAHQGHITVTSQFGQGTTFQIELPLR, from the coding sequence ATGTTCAACCGCAGTCGTCGTAACTTAGCTCGTTGGTTTACCCTGTCAATGGGAAGTATTCTGGTTGTCTTTACAGGAGTACTCTATAACCAAGAAGTCAATGAACGGCTAGAAGATATAGACCGACTGCTCTATAAGAAAGCCAGTGTCATGGCGGCAAATGTGCAGTTCAGACGCTACTCAAACCAGTGGCAAGTCAAGCTAGACCGAGTTCCTTTCTTAGGGAGTAACCCGCTACCCCCCGACAGTGAAATTGTTTATGCCCGTTGGTATAACGCTCAGGGAAATTTGGTGCAATATTTTGGTACTCCTCCGCCAGAGCAGTTGCGCACCCAGATGACCACCATCTCCGCTTTTCAAACGATCAAAACTACTGATAACTTATCAGGCCCAAAACCCCTTTGGCTGCGTCAGGTTACCTTGGCTGTGCAAGAATCTGGCATAGACATTGGCTATCTCCAAGTTGGCATCCCACTGACTCCTACCCAAGAAGCTCTGCGAGGGTTTCTGCTTTTATTGACGTTGGCAGTCCCTATCACCCTAGGTCTGATTGCTGGCGCAGGTTGGATTTTGGGAGGATTGGCAATGCAACCTATCCATCAAGCCTATGAGCAGCTGCAGCGCTTCACCGCCAATGCTTCTCATGAACTGCGAACTCCTTTGGCTGTAGTGCTTAGTAATGCTCAGGTAGCACTTCTCACACCGACTCAAGATGCGGCTCAGCAACGTCTCCGCCTAGAAAAAATTGTGGAGGTGACGAAGTCCATGAGTCATTTGATTGGGAATCTACTGCTGCTAGCCCGTCATACAACCTACCTGAATACCGAGTCTCTAAAAACCATTGATCTCACTGACCTATTGCGATCGCTCCTCAACTTTTATACGCCACAAACCACAGAGAAAGCTTTGAGCTTGGCGAGCTATTTGCCTCCGTACCCAATCAAACTGCGAGCCGAGCCAGATTTAGTTCGTCAAGCGGTGAGTAATCTCTTGAGCAATGCGCTCAACTATACTCCCGCTGGCGGAACTGTTCAGGTGCGTTTGTTTGTCCAAGCACATCAGGTAGTGATTCAAGTCGAGGATGATGGGATAGGCATTCTAGAGGAAGATCTGTCTCGTATCTTTGAGCGCTTTTATCGAGTGAATCAAGATCGCTCAAAACAGTCTGGTGGGTTTGGCTTAGGATTGGCGATCGCGCAACAAATTATTGAGGCTCATCAAGGACATATCACTGTTACCAGCCAATTCGGGCAGGGAACTACGTTTCAAATTGAGCTGCCCCTGCGATAA
- a CDS encoding response regulator transcription factor — protein sequence MQILLVEDDPEQLEPLHTALSGAGHNVDGVEDGEMAEWLLSQRDYELLILDWMLPNVSGLSLCRQYRRLNKTAPVLMLTARDTISDKVTGLDAGADDYLVKPVDLIELLARVRALGRRSPLWQGEILRTADLQLSASSLTAQRGQCTVELSSQEFQLLEHLMRHPHQILTRAQIEQALWEWGQEPESNALTALVRRVRQRLQVVGAASWIETIYGMGYRLSPPSEP from the coding sequence ATGCAGATACTGCTCGTTGAGGATGACCCTGAACAACTAGAACCTCTACATACCGCCCTATCTGGGGCTGGACATAACGTAGATGGGGTGGAAGATGGTGAGATGGCTGAATGGTTGCTATCCCAAAGAGATTATGAATTGCTCATCCTTGATTGGATGTTACCCAATGTCAGTGGCCTCAGTCTCTGCCGCCAATATCGCCGCTTGAACAAAACAGCCCCTGTGTTAATGCTGACAGCGAGGGATACAATTTCAGATAAAGTGACAGGTCTAGATGCTGGAGCAGATGACTACCTAGTGAAGCCTGTAGATCTGATTGAGCTACTGGCAAGAGTGCGTGCTTTAGGACGGCGATCGCCCCTTTGGCAAGGAGAGATCCTGAGGACTGCGGATCTTCAGCTAAGTGCATCTAGTCTGACGGCTCAACGAGGACAGTGCACCGTGGAACTCTCTAGTCAAGAATTTCAATTGCTAGAGCATCTGATGCGTCATCCTCACCAGATATTAACTCGTGCTCAGATTGAACAAGCGCTCTGGGAGTGGGGTCAAGAACCAGAGAGTAATGCCTTGACAGCCTTGGTACGCCGGGTTCGACAGCGCTTACAAGTTGTGGGTGCAGCCAGTTGGATCGAAACTATTTATGGCATGGGCTATCGCCTCAGCCCTCCCAGCGAACCATGA